In Pyrus communis chromosome 15, drPyrComm1.1, whole genome shotgun sequence, the genomic stretch TTCTTACCAAAACAATCTGTTGCTCAACATTCTCCGACGTTCTCAGAAACTTTAACATTAATCTCTATCCTGTTTCAGTATTTATGTACATTTGTGCTCCCTTCCCTTtcaatttgaagtttgaacaaaACAGTTCTTGTGTTGTGACTGCAATTTTGCGAAAAAGCGGGATTAGGAAGGGCGCAGTAGAGCATAAGGCCTAAGTGGCAGGGTATTTGCAAGATGCATGATGTTGCAGATGTTGAGAAGCATTAGGGTTGTTCCACTTGACAATCAAGtcccaaatttgaattttgtgaTGATGTATAGATGATGTAGAAGCATTAGGTTGTAGGAGCTCCACAACCATGTCCCGATTTCAATCTTCTTAAGAACATGCCTGCTGTTCTCGTCAGTTTTTAGCAATTCAGCGTCCCATCATTCTGCTCGCAACGTCCCCGCCCAAAGCAGGGTGGGGAGAGCAAACAATTGGTCCTTGGCTTGAGTACAAGGGTGATTCAGGAGTACAGACTGATTGTTTGACGTTTGTACAAGGATAATGCAGTGGTATAGCTTACCAGCTCTTACCACCGCTGCCTATAGATATAGATGGGAGGTAAGCTGAAGAAAAAGCTGCGAGCAGACTGAATACTGTAGAAAGTGATCCAGTCGGGATAATAAACCAAGTTAACTTATTTGAGAACGCGATAAAAACGATGGAGAAGCTCGAGCTGAAACTCGAGGAAGAGGTTATTCGTAGTATCGACATGGCCAAACCATAACAGCCACTACTATCAACATTGATATCATCGTTTTACTTAAAGATAAACTATTCGTtgtgaaaatttcaaaagcGGTATAACTTACCAGCTCTTACCATTGTTGTCTCAGTAAGGCACCCTTATACACATACAAAGTCTCTTGATTCTTTGACGTAAGGTTTACAATACATCCTTAATAACAAGTTTAGCAAGCTTATCGGTTACCTGATTCCCAGTTCAAGGTTGTGAAAGAAAAGAATACTATGGTCAAGTCGGCTATGCGCATTGCGCGACGACTTTAGAAAGCCAAAAAGTCCACCTCAAAGCATATTTTACTTTCGGCCGAGCGGTACCTTGTTTTATTACTAATAATACTACCATGgactttttttaatcttttaactGAAATAAGAGAGAAATTTATATGGTACAAGTACATTGTTTTAATGACAATTTGCGTGTCAACAAGAGCAAATATATAAGGACACATGAGAGAACtaatccaaaacaccaccatgACAATGTACTCGTGCTTAGAGGTGGATGCACATTGGGACCTAGGTGGTTCCAGGACCACTTGGAGTTCAAAAATAGACATGTGAAGGTCTTCTAAAGACCCTCCGAATGTTTTGTATGAGTTCCTATTTACTTACTAAGTACTTGATGTAATACATGCTAAGTATATCTCAACAAGTTGCGTGAACAATACTCGACAAATTCTCTCGATATCATTCATTAAGCGTTCAACGAAACACCTAAATGaataaactgatttttttttttttttttacgcgCTTTGTAAGCTATTTCTATCTAGAAAACTTAGAACcacccaaaattcaaaattcgaaCCCTAAATGTGCGAATGCTCGTGCTATACAAATCCCTCCAAGTCAAGAAATTAAAAGTACTGCAAGGCAAGACGACAGTTTATGATTCAACGCTGACCAAATTACACAGTACTAACAAAGAATATCACATCATCTTATAtatcatgcatatatatatatagcactaCCTCGATGGTTGTTATGGAGAAAACGCGTTTTGTTTAGGAGTTACCGCTACTTAgcaatttattttcttctttcgcTGACCGTTTCTTCCTTAGACACGTTCCCTTAATCCATTTTTTAATGGTTGGATtatgatataattaaatattatacaAAGATGGGATATGTTACTTTGTATATATTAGCCTTAACCCACATAACTCTTTTCCCATGCATTTCCAGAATCTTCACATAGCCATGAATACTTCTCTGCTAACTTCAAGCTGCGAAAACCCTAGCACAAGTGCTGCAGCTGCTAACCCTAAACCTTTTCTAACTTGTCATGCACGCAAAGTCACTAAAATTACATGCAGAGCCACAAATAATTACGAGAGCGATAGTACTAATCGTACCAATTTCTACAAACTACTTAATTTGAGTCCGAATACTAACACGAGCAAAGACGAGATCAAGCGAGCTTACAGAAGCATGACGCTTCGCTATCATCCAGATGTATGTCACGATCAACATTATTCCAATATTTCCACCGAGCGATTTGTGCAACTGAACGAGGCTTACAAGACGCTATCGGATCCTCTGTTGCGCGATAAATATGATTACATGTTGGGTTTGAAAGATTATTGTAGGAGCAGCACCTTCAATATGGATAATTCTATTAGATATGATCAAGGTGCAGAAAATAGATGGCGCCAACAAATTCTTGAGTTGAACAGAAGGTCACAAAAGGAAGGATCGTGGGCCAGCAGAATAAGGAGAGGTCGCGATATTTCAACTATGGACTAGCTATTCCATCTCCTAGTCgtttcattcattcaatcacATATTTCCTTTTTACTAAATTCTTGGACCAGTTCTGTACTGgcataatagttttttttttttttttttcatttggtcaAATTGATTCTGGAAAATTATGGGGCCGATCTACTTCTTtacgattttttttcttattcatattaataatttaatactAATATTCTTGAGATTTACAAGTCAATGtattaatgacacaccccgtcccgaaggagggcatgctggccgtcacgtgagagtgacgtaaccatttgcacagttcggaagctttaaaatatactacttctaaaatgaaacacccgaaggtgagtccttatttggtccattctgtcagaacaccgttgaatttcctcgtagtcaccacacctttgtaattcttgaacctggaggggcgcaaaacaaaattgagtgggtcagtaaaacaattcttttccaattccaaacacttctcaaaactttgtaacccctctccgtaaaacctgtatactttctcagaaaataaacatatatacgtatgtatagatatgccagtcatgctcaagggtatatcattcatgctcaagaatatgtcatgtcggaaactcataatggaatgtaagtgctcaagcataattcacatcagtaacatataatctggcagccgggagtcacctaacgtgacctgtacggctgcatatagagctcaaatctcaactcaatatctgaatctgcacacgagtcggaaccacctaacgtggtctgtacgacaggctgggtgtaatatatatgtatgctctagtgctacgatcacgtgaagctgtgcgataaatcgcgggtcacctacaagtcggaaccacctaatgtggtctgtacgacaggcttgcacctaacttggatccaaggcgagcatgcggtgctggtgaacatacacgtgaaggctgtgccctggccacgggcgggagcactaacaccgggggtgcagattatgagctctctaagcatctcaagctactactgaatacaaacatgaataccacttacctggcacttacctgtgcgcccacagcaccaaatacacatatataaatgtatgccactactaatgcatgtgatgatagtatttcaatcgtatcccaaacgtatttcatacgtatatcaaatgtatttgaaatgtagcttacctgggcctcctcagcaccatgcaacagtatgcataattatggtaatgcacatattaaaatatgatgcatatatgacaggatatttaattcgtatttcttttaaaatacgtcaagcatacgtatatatatatactgaaaaataactgcccactcactgatcacatcgacgtctcgtaggtccctgaacctcccctagcttggttacattcttcctctgtataattttcacctatacaaaaagtaaccaaattgacgttatttaacgcacatacaccaaacattcatccataactttctcatacgttgctcaatttgggtgtatgaatataccacggtgatctacacgacgtcacgaacgcgtgacaattttcagaactcaatttggagctctcacgcgcccccacgtgccctgttcacgcgctgcccacgcgcgcgtcttcttcctcgcgtcgccggactggtttcgccggcggtgggtgttttgccggaatttctgggtaaatttcaaagtgtcataacttcttcatttcttaaccattttcgacgtactatatatcaaattgaaggtattgacgagacgaacacatccataccttcctcgacccctaactcgccgtggattcgccggaaaagccctcgaaagctccggccaactttgaccacgatgatcccgacgtccaaacttctccaacgaagtactccgaggctccttgggacctcactaagacatctacaagcttcaaaatcccaaaaacacgctagtttaagtttgcatgaatagtacctaaatcggattacctcgaatcgacatgaaaacgaaggatttctcacctgaaaatggtatggttgcactcgtacgagcttcacgagttcgatggtgtccttagtttcttcgatccatcaaggtttgggtgatttgtgtgtcgtccgtacgttttcagaaggaagaagaagaaaagggagctcgggagagaaagagagagaagtgacagaaaagagacagagagagaggaaaagagggagggaatcccgggagagaaagagagtgtatgagtgtgtgtggtcctacaacaccacacaacacaaaactacacgtaaagtaacgaactaggggtaaaattgtaatttcaaatgtacgtttcgatatttccgggacgggatgtcacaattaatGTGTGAGCTGACCTTACAttacaacaaattaatttacaacaCAGTTTTGCCCTACACTTTTGTTCCATATGGCATAGAAGATGATATAtacatttcatatatatatatatatatagatgaatgaaattaaaatagaCGGTTCGAATTGTTGTAAAAGATTGTGCATTTGTCATCACAAATAGTCTGCATTTCTTataaaaaatgggaatctattTCCTTGACTCCTCACAGACATCCCAACCCCTAGATACATATGGTAGACTAAGGAAGATCAGCTCGACAAGCACAAATACAACTACAAAGTCCACCCGGTGCAGATTTGGACTCGGTTCTACGACTTGGGCCTATGACCTGCAATTTCCAAGAGAATGACATCAAAAGTGCAGCAGATTACCATGTTGTGATTTATGGGGTTTTAAGCGAAAGACTTGCGATGTATTTGTAGAGTGCTCAAAGGAAAACTTTAATATTGTTACATTGTTACTTTTAAATTCTTTACTGTAACCTGAAAGTGATTTTCCAAAAACCAAATGCCTACCTCAATTGAGTGTCATTTGAAGACAATGGTCTATCACAATATTAACGTTTACAAACTCAAATTTAGGGAATTTGGAtgtttagaagtgttttttcAGTCAGGATCGGTGTATAATATCAACCAAGATCTTTAGTCCGTTACATCTTTAGCTAATAAATTTTCAATCATATATCTAATGGCTTTTCACATAATTTATATTGTGAGCAGGTCCACTCATGAATTTTCGTTTGccagaacaaaaataaaatgaagaaacaGTACAAATTGTGCTTCGATTGTCAAACCATTGTACATCACCATCACTTTCAATTCGTGACCaggaaaataaaaggaaaaaatgaaaaagaaaaaaatatcatgTCAATATCAATAGGGCCATAGCTCACATGATCAAATGTGCACCCACATttatgtctttttatttttggaagacCTACCTCTTGGAGTAGTTACCCTTAAACAGAAGCTGATGACATATATTAAAATTGACCCATTTTCCTTCTATCTGGGGTAACCTTTGAATGGGATTCAACCGGTTAATAACTCTGCCTTCTTCACTTTTGAAATGCTCTCCACGACTCCAACTGGTGAAACGTGTCCCCTAACAGTTACCATCTTTGTCTCTAGGTCTATACTGAATGATGTAACCCCTGGTATATATACAGAATTCCAAAAacatcaatcatcaacttctatatcatttaatttccaaaattttatctataaatttagtctctctagcattacccttcttaaaaatgttaaataataaattgcaaggataaacaaaaaagaaacaaaaattgtttAGTGAAAAGTACGCTTAGTAAACCAACTTTAGGAGATTTTAGTGTAATTTATCGAATTTacaaaagttttgaaaaaacaTGATAAATTTTAAAGGGTGTCAACTGAAATGGtcgaggatcctctccggatcctctttgtgggtaTCTGGAGGATCAACCGTACATTGTGCGAtcaattttcattaggtactgtttatatttaattttaaataaaaaatttaaaatgatttctaactgcacaatgtacgatgaatggacacgATTAATTAATCCATTGGATCCACACAAATAGAATCCGTATGGGATCCTATTCCAATTGAAATAACTCATAACTAAGATTGGTCCCTCCCTTTGAAGGACATATAAGTGAACCAAACcttctaaaagaaaattaaacacaatAGAATTAAGGAGGaccactacaaaaaaaaattataaaaaataaggTCTGGTTGCCTATAATTTTGCCTTACAACATTCCGTCAGGCAATGTTTGTCGCACAAAACACGCCACTTAAGCATTTGCCTAACGAAATTATAATTTCGTCGAGTAAACAAAGTTTGCTCAACGACATTATTTCGTTAAGCAGAGGGCGTTGACCGACTTGGCCTGATTCGTTGGGCAAAATTTCGTCAAGCAAATGGTAAATTTTGATGGTGACCCTAAGAAAAAAAAGTCTACATATTATTAATGTGATATTTATTTAAGATCGATAAAATATTAAAACGTACCTTCCATTTTAGAGAGATGTTTCTTCAATTTACCAGCACATCCATGGCAATGAATAGAAACTCTCATAACAACCACCTGCATATATATGTAACCAACACCTTAAACTACATTATCCCTTAATTGCTTTCTTATAAACTTGTTTGACTATTGATttaccttttgttttcttttctttttttgggcaGGAAGGAAAGTAATTATGGTTGACAATACAAGTCAAGATTTGTGAGAAACGGGTCACAAGACTCACAACAACTTGCTAATGACGCTGACATAATTACTTCATAACTTGCATTTCACCGCGTAGGATTGGTGTAAGTGTATTACTTTACAAATTGCTTTGATTATATAATCATTGGAACCATTCGTTAGGTTATCtatattaagtgatgatgtaAATATCGTTAATATATAATGTCCTTaatgttaagtgatgacgtggacAAATATAAACTTATTTTCAATAACACGTcatttttagagttttaaatCTGCAACATGGACCCCTATTAGCAAAGACAAACACTAAACTTGTCTTGTTAATAGGGGTCAGTTTAGGGATCTAGAGTTCTATAGATGACGTGATAGTGAAACTCGCTTCAATACTTGTTCAGGTCATCAATTAATGTTGTAGACCTAATTGATGTTTAAGTTGTCATACGTTAGGTAATTATTCAGAATGTTTTGAAAATGTATGACTAATTTAAAATTGGATCCAGATCCTCTCCGGATGTATGGATCCGGGGCCTAAGGATCAATTGATCCAacccgttgaaatttgatcaaacggctacaattattataacttttagtgAAACCCCATGTTTGTAATCGTTAGATCAAGTTTCAACAGGCCGGATCAATTGATCTCTAGGCTCAGGATCCttagatccagagaggatctggATCCTTTAGAATTACCCTTTAAAGTTGAGTAGTTATCAGTACTCAACTCTATATTATACTATCTACAGATCATATAGTCATTGttacccaaaaaacaaaagaatgaaaataaagTTCTTGTGGAGGGCCTGGCCTTGCAGTCTGGTTGCTTGCTTTCAATTCAGTACTGGATCAGTCTGTGGGCCTAATCTATTTCAACTGATTGATTGAAATCTGGGATAAAggtgtttgagaatttttgcGTAAGACTAGACTGTCTAAGACTCTACAGTtggaaaaatattaaaagttgCTGATGGTTTGCAAATAAATATGTCATTTTACCTGGAAGACATTGTCGGCGGATGACGACGGTGGTAGTAAATCTGGATCAGATGATGGTAGTTTCCGGGTCGACTTTGACATTGGCCGCTGATCATGGTGGTTAAGAATACTGCTGGTACTACCAGCGCTTCGTCTGCGACTGTGGTAGTGGGACGTCTCATGGCCATGAGCTGGGGGAGTAGTATCGAGGAGCCTGGAGTAGTAGTAGTGACCGCCGCCGCCACCATTATTAGTACTAGTTGATCTTCTCATCATCATGTAATTCACATGGCCAGCACTGTGATTGTGGCGGACACTGGTAGCTGCAGCTGGTCTTGTCGGCGGTGGCACGATAACTGAGCGAGCATCAGACATGCACACCGCAGTTGCTGCTTGAGACTGACACATGAACCCcctcatcatcatcttcttcttcatcttctccttAGTACTGCTGCTGCTTTTCATGTTCATGATATATAATTGGTTGCGAATTAGTAACGCAAActaacagagagagagagagagggagtgcgTCTGTGTGTATGATAACTAAGTTCTGTAAAAGGTAGCAGTGAATAATATAGATGAGAGATGCGCGGAGGAAAGGGAAAAACTTACATAACACTAGTACTGTAACATGCTGTCTTTATGACTTAGCTAACAGATTTTGGCAGCATTGCACTGCAAGTCTGCAACTGCCTCTGCCAGACGGTGTAATTTTATTTCTAGTACTAAATGTAGCCTACCAGGCACTGTGTTTTGAATGACTTCACCATCCTGTCATTTTCTCTGTTTAATGTACTTCACAATTCACTGTTTATCTTaagttgtatatatatttcGGGATTTTTTTTAAGTGCTCCATAGTGTCAGTTTTCTGAATACTTTaactattaattttttgt encodes the following:
- the LOC137716828 gene encoding protein SODIUM POTASSIUM ROOT DEFECTIVE 2-like, whose amino-acid sequence is MNMKSSSSTKEKMKKKMMMRGFMCQSQAATAVCMSDARSVIVPPPTRPAAATSVRHNHSAGHVNYMMMRRSTSTNNGGGGGHYYYSRLLDTTPPAHGHETSHYHSRRRSAGSTSSILNHHDQRPMSKSTRKLPSSDPDLLPPSSSADNVFQVVVMRVSIHCHGCAGKLKKHLSKMEGVTSFSIDLETKMVTVRGHVSPVGVVESISKVKKAELLTG